In Fusarium oxysporum Fo47 chromosome IX, complete sequence, the following proteins share a genomic window:
- a CDS encoding Rieske [2Fe-2S] iron-sulfur domain-containing protein has product MSTMNKLKVNVESDNFTETSHRSPVRALPSTWYNSPEMYELEKRAIFSKKWLLTTHQNRLPKAGDWMKFNTTGYEFVVARDRKGNLNAFHNICRHRAFPVVQGGQQGNSSIFACKYHGWSYGLSGNLAKAPNYDQLENFDKSKNGLFKIHLKVDAYGFVWVNLDSSENPEPWTRYFEGIDQQERLEKVNWDDYTLDKEYSMEGEYNWKILADNFNECYHCPTTHPDLPTLADLGKTKCDTGLGWIKHSSIQTEEQKKSGMQLASTYFYPSASVVVLPHFMMIQRFMPLGPTTSSMHYQIFRNKNSSEEDFHNIADLYARVVSEDKDLCIGAQKNLNAGIFVSGELHPRLEHGPLSFQESHRQAIHEHAKLEREAGKQIWPARQQLPSDHASEANKEDEALCSSLSCGGIQEVLAW; this is encoded by the exons ATGTCAACAATGAATAAGCTCAAGGTGAACGTCGAGAGTGACAACTTCACCGAAACAAGCCACAGAAGTCCCGTCCGTGCTCTCCCTTCAACATGGTACAACTCTCCCGAGATGtatgagcttgagaagcgtgccatcttctccaagaagtgGCTGCTTACTACCCATCAGAACCGGCTTCCCAAGGCTGGTGATTGGATGAAGTTCAACACTACCGGCTACGAGTTCGTCGTTGCCCGCGATCGAAAGGGAAACCTCAATGCCTTCCATAACATCTGCCGTCATCGCGCTTTTCCTGTCGTTCAAGGTGGACAGCAAGGCAACTCATCTATCTTTGCATGCAAGTACCATGGTTGGTCTTATGGATTGAGTGGCAACCTCGCCAAGGCACCCAACTACGACCAGCTCGAGAACTTCGACAAGAGCAAGAACGGCCTTTTCAAGATCCATCTCAAGGTCGATGCGTATGGCTTTGTCTGGGTCAACCTCGACAGCTCTGAGAACCCGGAACCTTGGACTCGCTACTTCGAGGGTATTGATCAGCAAGAACgtcttgagaaggtcaactGGGATGACTACACTCTCGACAAGGAATACAGCATGGAGGGCGAGTATAACTGGAAGATTCTGGCCGACAACTTTAACGAATGCTATCACTGCCCCACGACCCATCCCGATCTTCCTACCCTGGCAGACCTTGGAAAGACAAAGTGCGACACGGGCCTGGGATGGATTAAACATTCGAGCATTCAGACtgaggagcagaagaagagcggAATGCAACTCGCAAGCACGTACTTCTACCCCAGTGCCTCAGTGGTCGTCCT GCCTCACTTTATGATGATCCAGCGTTTCATGCCACTTGGCCCAACCACCTCATCAATGCACTATCAAATTTTCCGCAACAAGAACTCCTCTGAAGAGGACTTCCATAACATCGCCGATCTCTACGCACGCGTTGTCTCGGAAGATAAAGACTTGTGTATTGGCGCTCAGAAGAATCTCAACGCAGGAATCTTTGTTAGTGGAGAGCTGCATCCACGACTGGAACATGGTCCACTCTCATTCCAGGAATCTCATCGACAGGCGATTCATGAGCATGCCAAGCTTGAGAGGGAAGCAGGCAAGCAGATCTGGCCGGCGAGACAGCAGTTGCCATCTGATCATGCTTCCGAAGCAAACAAGGAGGACGAGGCGCTTTGTTCGAGCTTGTCTTGCGGGGGTATCCAAGAGGTTTTGGCTTGGTGA